The Pantoea nemavictus genome includes a region encoding these proteins:
- a CDS encoding transporter substrate-binding domain-containing protein, translating to MMTFLESRMSATDNATPLRFAINLGNAVLAKTLPDGQPGGITVEIAQKIAAEQGRVAQFIMYPTAGKVVDDATHDRWDVAFLAIDPKREEVLRFTQSYITIEGTVMVRESSNWQSVTEMDKPDVVINVGKGAAYDLFLSRELKHAALNRLASSQAAIDAFLDGEGDMAAGIRQPLESAVSNNRGFRVLPDNFGQIFQAICLPHAQDQLYGEISHYLNKWQENGAISEIINRNLAES from the coding sequence ATGATGACTTTTCTGGAGAGCCGCATGTCAGCCACCGATAACGCAACCCCACTACGTTTTGCTATCAATTTAGGTAACGCCGTATTGGCCAAAACGCTGCCCGATGGGCAGCCGGGCGGGATTACTGTGGAGATCGCCCAAAAAATTGCGGCTGAACAGGGAAGAGTCGCGCAATTTATTATGTATCCCACAGCAGGCAAGGTGGTCGATGATGCCACTCACGATCGCTGGGACGTCGCCTTTTTGGCGATAGACCCGAAGCGTGAAGAGGTGCTGCGATTTACGCAGTCTTATATCACTATCGAAGGTACCGTGATGGTGAGAGAGAGCAGCAACTGGCAAAGCGTGACCGAGATGGATAAACCTGATGTGGTCATCAATGTCGGTAAAGGAGCAGCCTACGATCTGTTTCTGAGCCGCGAATTAAAACATGCTGCGCTCAATCGACTCGCTTCATCACAGGCCGCGATCGATGCGTTTCTCGATGGAGAAGGCGACATGGCAGCAGGAATCCGTCAACCTTTAGAAAGTGCAGTCAGTAACAATCGCGGTTTTCGCGTTCTGCCCGATAATTTCGGTCAGATTTTCCAGGCTATTTGTTTGCCGCATGCGCAGGACCAGCTTTATGGTGAAATTAGTCATTACCTGAATAAATGGCAGGAAAATGGCGCTATCAGCGAGATTATTAATCGGAATCTTGCCGAGTCTTAA
- a CDS encoding aconitate hydratase, translated as MTSPLTLERSPLVIHNRLYHFIDLTQIVPLEQLQTLPYSIRILLENVARCSPQTLPKFLNYLSAKSSPGEVEFYPDRLMFHDTTCLPALADFAAMRDLTAELGGDPRAINPHIPAVLTIDHSVIVESYANADALEDNLKFDFRRNAERYRFIRWAEKSLDNFRVIPPGTGIIHLMNLETIAEVVTVDEREAIPLLHADCMIATDSHTPMINALGVLGWGVGGLEGQAALVGEPVTLRFPDVVGICVSGELPPDVSDSDLALHITRLLRESGVVGKFVEFTGPALHSMPLESRATIANMAPEYGATVVFFPFDQRSAEYVNLTGRSEEKQEIIRSYMQHQHLWRHPEDRQPDFTQRIELDLSSIEPSVAGPYNPHQQIPLSDSPKSFMETLKAGERAMKWQHDDYPQPIQQGAVAIAAITSCTTTANPWLVIQAALFARNAAKYGLQPKPWVKTSFSPGSRAVTDYLGESGLLSELEKVGFDVAGYGCMTCIGSSGALQPAMESLVSDGLQAVCVLSGNRNFPRRVNPSLGHGYLTSPALVIAWAIAGNMQHDMLNDPLGYDEHLQPVFMRDLMPAREEVERWVTRVMKREHYIQRRDLIWQGTPHWQQIEAPGSVHYPWESTSTYLRRPGYLERLPRDPAEPLSLNNARPFLWFGDDVTTDHISPAGAISAGSLAGQWLLEHHEDPQDLNLYSTRRSNHEVMVRGAFTNKALSNRLLPADKRGGGGYAWDASHQQILPAFEAAQTWHATDTPLVVLAGERYGAGSSRDWAAKAQALMGVKAVIANSFERIHRTNLIGMGILPLHFIADEADRLPEMDGSEVLDITGLEMIAPGTTPLMLFIRRGGRQIAALNLEAVIDSQQELRYLRYGGILPFVIQQTLKE; from the coding sequence ATGACATCGCCCTTAACGCTGGAACGCTCGCCGCTGGTTATTCATAACCGCCTGTATCATTTTATTGACCTCACCCAGATCGTCCCGCTGGAGCAACTGCAGACATTGCCTTACAGCATTCGCATTCTGCTAGAGAACGTTGCGCGATGCTCACCGCAAACGCTGCCTAAATTTCTCAACTATCTGTCTGCAAAGTCCTCCCCTGGTGAGGTTGAGTTTTATCCCGACCGCCTCATGTTCCATGACACCACCTGTTTACCGGCTTTGGCTGACTTTGCTGCCATGCGCGATCTTACTGCTGAGTTAGGTGGCGATCCGCGCGCTATCAATCCACACATTCCTGCTGTGCTAACCATCGATCATTCGGTCATTGTTGAAAGTTACGCGAATGCCGATGCGCTGGAAGATAACCTCAAGTTTGATTTTCGCCGTAACGCTGAACGCTATCGCTTCATTCGCTGGGCAGAAAAAAGCCTGGATAACTTCCGCGTCATTCCACCCGGCACCGGCATTATTCATTTAATGAACCTTGAAACCATTGCTGAAGTGGTCACGGTAGATGAGCGTGAAGCCATACCGTTGCTGCACGCCGATTGCATGATTGCAACCGACAGCCATACGCCGATGATAAATGCACTTGGTGTGTTGGGGTGGGGCGTAGGTGGTCTGGAAGGTCAGGCCGCATTGGTTGGCGAGCCAGTCACGTTACGCTTCCCGGACGTGGTCGGAATTTGTGTTTCCGGTGAACTGCCGCCGGATGTTAGCGACAGCGATCTGGCTCTGCACATCACGCGCCTGTTGCGTGAAAGCGGTGTGGTCGGCAAATTTGTAGAGTTCACCGGTCCTGCACTCCACAGCATGCCGCTCGAATCGCGCGCCACCATTGCCAATATGGCCCCGGAATACGGTGCCACCGTGGTGTTCTTCCCGTTTGATCAGCGCAGCGCAGAGTACGTCAACCTGACCGGGCGCAGTGAAGAGAAACAGGAAATTATTCGCAGTTATATGCAACATCAGCACCTTTGGCGTCATCCGGAGGATCGTCAGCCTGACTTCACACAACGCATTGAGCTGGATTTAAGTAGCATCGAACCCAGCGTGGCGGGGCCTTATAATCCTCATCAACAAATTCCGCTCAGTGATTCGCCGAAAAGTTTTATGGAGACATTGAAAGCCGGCGAGCGCGCTATGAAATGGCAGCATGATGATTACCCACAACCGATTCAACAAGGCGCCGTGGCTATCGCGGCCATAACCAGCTGCACCACAACCGCCAACCCCTGGCTGGTAATTCAGGCGGCATTGTTTGCCAGGAATGCGGCAAAGTACGGACTGCAACCCAAGCCTTGGGTTAAAACCTCCTTTTCACCCGGATCTCGGGCGGTTACCGATTATCTTGGAGAATCAGGCCTGCTTAGCGAATTGGAAAAGGTGGGGTTCGATGTGGCAGGTTATGGCTGTATGACCTGCATTGGCAGTTCGGGCGCATTACAACCGGCCATGGAAAGTCTGGTGAGTGATGGCCTTCAGGCCGTGTGTGTGCTTTCCGGTAACCGTAACTTTCCCCGTCGCGTTAATCCCAGCCTCGGTCATGGTTATCTCACCTCGCCAGCATTGGTGATTGCCTGGGCTATTGCCGGAAATATGCAGCATGACATGTTGAACGACCCGCTTGGCTACGATGAGCATCTACAGCCGGTTTTCATGCGCGACTTAATGCCAGCGCGTGAAGAAGTTGAACGCTGGGTAACAAGAGTGATGAAGCGTGAACATTACATCCAGCGTCGCGATCTTATCTGGCAGGGAACCCCACACTGGCAGCAAATTGAAGCTCCGGGTAGCGTGCATTATCCATGGGAATCGACCTCAACCTATCTGCGTCGGCCGGGCTATCTGGAACGTTTACCTCGAGACCCTGCCGAACCGCTGTCGCTCAATAACGCCCGACCTTTCCTCTGGTTTGGCGATGACGTCACCACCGATCATATTTCGCCTGCAGGTGCGATTTCCGCAGGCAGCCTTGCCGGTCAATGGTTGCTGGAACATCATGAAGATCCGCAGGACCTGAATCTCTACTCTACGCGACGCAGTAATCATGAGGTGATGGTACGCGGTGCTTTTACGAATAAAGCGCTATCCAACCGTTTGTTACCGGCGGATAAGCGCGGAGGTGGCGGTTATGCCTGGGATGCGTCTCATCAGCAAATTCTTCCGGCTTTTGAGGCAGCGCAAACATGGCATGCAACAGATACGCCGCTGGTAGTGCTGGCGGGCGAGCGCTATGGCGCGGGATCGAGTCGTGACTGGGCTGCTAAAGCGCAGGCACTGATGGGGGTTAAAGCCGTCATTGCTAATAGTTTCGAACGTATCCACCGCACGAATTTGATCGGAATGGGCATTCTTCCGCTGCATTTCATTGCCGATGAAGCGGACAGATTACCTGAGATGGATGGAAGCGAGGTCCTGGATATTACAGGCCTGGAAATGATCGCGCCGGGTACGACGCCGCTGATGCTCTTCATCCGCCGTGGAGGCAGGCAGATTGCTGCACTGAATCTTGAGGCAGTGATAGACTCCCAGCAAGAACTACGCTATCTGCGCTATGGCGGTATTTTGCCCTTTGTTATTCAGCAAACACTTAAAGAGTAG
- a CDS encoding LysR family transcriptional regulator, whose amino-acid sequence MRYDLVSLSLFVAVAEEQNLTRAARRKHLAVSAVSKRITELEQQIGTPLMLRLPRGIELTPAGHSLLFHARQVFRNLDQMEEELSDYVAGVRGHIRIFTISAALMHYLPRAISQFLTHYPQTDIDIEEHTGIGVVQGLLQGDADVGFFSSWTPASGIEVWPWQQDQLSVLVWQGHPLAERATLQLVDCIDEKMIGPHRESAVSHILEREARKLGTTLNIGLRVSSFVSMAELVAQQLGIAILPVNEIAQVANHDAVRCIPLVEPWAKRELYVGVKGYALSSPSVKAFIENVTPLKRATGAEEGALLEASLINADLKR is encoded by the coding sequence ATGCGCTACGACCTGGTCTCACTTTCGCTGTTTGTCGCTGTGGCTGAAGAGCAGAATCTTACGCGTGCCGCACGCCGTAAGCATCTGGCCGTCTCAGCCGTGAGTAAGCGCATAACAGAACTAGAACAGCAAATTGGCACGCCACTGATGCTACGCTTGCCGCGCGGCATCGAGTTGACGCCTGCGGGGCACTCGCTGCTGTTTCACGCGCGCCAGGTGTTCCGCAATCTCGACCAAATGGAAGAGGAGCTCAGTGATTACGTGGCTGGCGTACGAGGCCACATTCGCATTTTTACGATCTCTGCGGCGTTGATGCATTATTTGCCGCGTGCCATTAGTCAGTTCCTAACTCATTACCCGCAGACAGATATCGATATTGAAGAACACACCGGCATTGGCGTCGTGCAGGGCTTGCTGCAGGGGGACGCGGATGTCGGTTTCTTTTCCAGTTGGACACCTGCTTCCGGCATTGAGGTCTGGCCATGGCAGCAAGACCAGTTGTCCGTTTTGGTGTGGCAGGGGCATCCGTTGGCGGAGCGCGCGACCTTGCAATTAGTGGATTGCATCGATGAGAAAATGATTGGGCCACATCGGGAAAGCGCAGTGAGCCACATTCTGGAGCGTGAAGCGAGAAAGCTGGGTACAACGCTGAATATAGGCTTACGGGTCAGCAGTTTCGTCTCTATGGCCGAACTGGTTGCGCAACAGTTGGGAATAGCCATCTTGCCAGTTAATGAAATCGCTCAGGTGGCTAATCATGATGCTGTGCGCTGTATTCCCCTCGTCGAGCCATGGGCGAAACGTGAATTGTATGTTGGCGTGAAGGGATATGCCCTATCTTCACCCTCGGTGAAAGCGTTTATCGAAAATGTCACGCCATTGAAACGTGCAACGGGTGCTGAAGAGGGGGCGCTGCTTGAGGCCAGTCTCATTAATGCTGACCTCAAGCGCTGA
- a CDS encoding lactonase family protein → MNKFAYVGCRTSEWRGARGKGIEVFRIDESGNWHHVQRVTSVQENPSWLTLDEKRNRLYVLHGDGNQVAIFARDPISGMLTLLSEQTTGPQNPHPDLDPLRRNNPVHAALSPDGRHLLIANHEGGNVAALAFADDDALLPPHHLAMVEGHADEDGAAASLSRPHEIIFAPDSDYYALPIQGRQAGNGIDMVRIYHWRDGQSLLNDEVLLPSGSWPRHVDFHPQGQWLYGLSELGNTITVYDFEQETGNIALKQTLSSLPEGFETRNDASEIEVHPSGRFLYAANRGHNSIAVMRINPDDGCLKPVGWVFCGGKTPRFTTLSADGLYFYSANEDSDSIRIFSVDQDSGMLKDTGKEVFTASPTCIVFSD, encoded by the coding sequence ATGAATAAGTTTGCCTATGTGGGTTGCCGTACGTCCGAGTGGCGTGGCGCACGTGGAAAAGGAATTGAAGTATTTCGCATTGATGAGTCAGGGAACTGGCATCACGTACAACGTGTTACCTCTGTTCAGGAAAATCCGTCCTGGCTCACACTGGATGAAAAAAGAAATCGGCTGTACGTGCTGCATGGGGATGGCAATCAGGTAGCTATTTTTGCGCGTGATCCTATCTCTGGCATGCTGACTTTGTTATCTGAACAAACAACGGGCCCACAGAATCCACATCCCGATCTTGATCCACTGCGGCGCAATAACCCGGTGCATGCTGCTCTCTCACCTGATGGCCGCCATCTGCTGATTGCTAACCATGAAGGCGGCAACGTAGCAGCATTAGCGTTCGCTGATGATGACGCGCTACTGCCTCCTCACCACCTGGCGATGGTGGAAGGCCACGCTGATGAGGATGGCGCTGCGGCCAGCTTGTCACGTCCGCATGAAATTATTTTTGCACCAGATAGCGATTACTACGCTCTGCCCATCCAGGGCAGACAGGCCGGAAACGGCATTGATATGGTGCGTATTTATCACTGGCGAGATGGACAATCACTACTCAATGATGAAGTGCTGTTGCCGTCTGGGAGCTGGCCGCGTCATGTTGATTTCCATCCACAGGGCCAGTGGCTTTATGGCCTGAGTGAGCTCGGGAATACGATTACCGTTTACGATTTTGAACAAGAGACGGGAAACATTGCGCTCAAGCAAACGCTGAGCAGCCTACCGGAAGGATTTGAAACACGTAACGACGCCAGTGAAATCGAAGTGCATCCGTCTGGGCGCTTCTTATATGCCGCCAATCGTGGTCATAACAGTATTGCGGTTATGCGCATAAATCCTGATGATGGCTGCTTAAAGCCTGTGGGATGGGTGTTTTGCGGTGGTAAGACGCCGCGTTTTACAACGCTCTCTGCAGATGGGCTCTATTTTTACAGCGCTAACGAGGACTCAGATTCTATTCGCATTTTCAGCGTTGATCAGGACTCGGGTATGCTTAAAGACACAGGTAAAGAGGTATTCACTGCCAGCCCTACCTGCATTGTATTTTCCGATTAA
- the phbB gene encoding acetoacetyl-CoA reductase, with the protein MTQRIAYVTSGMGSLGTAICRRLAKDGFKVIAGCGPNSQRKTAWLDDNKKMGFDFIASEGNVADWESTVKAFAKIKAEIGEIDVLVNNAGTARNVLFRDMQPQEWQAVINTNMNSLFNVTKQVVDGMMSRGWGRIINISSVNAQIGQTGQVNYSTAKSAVRGFTRALAREVSARGVTVNTVSPGYLATSKLKTVTPVQVIDKIVQEIPVRRLGSPQEIASICSWLASDESGFATGADFSVNGGLHMG; encoded by the coding sequence ATGACCCAACGTATTGCGTATGTTACATCCGGGATGGGAAGCCTCGGAACCGCTATTTGCCGTCGACTGGCGAAGGATGGTTTTAAAGTGATTGCAGGATGCGGCCCCAATTCTCAACGTAAAACCGCCTGGCTTGATGACAATAAAAAGATGGGATTTGATTTTATCGCATCAGAAGGAAACGTGGCTGATTGGGAATCAACGGTTAAAGCGTTTGCCAAAATAAAAGCTGAAATCGGTGAGATAGACGTGCTGGTTAATAATGCCGGTACGGCACGGAATGTATTATTTCGTGATATGCAGCCACAGGAGTGGCAGGCCGTTATTAACACCAATATGAACTCATTATTCAACGTCACTAAACAAGTCGTGGATGGCATGATGTCGCGTGGATGGGGACGTATTATCAATATTTCTTCAGTCAACGCGCAAATTGGTCAAACAGGTCAGGTTAACTACTCTACGGCAAAATCTGCCGTGCGGGGTTTTACTCGCGCCCTGGCACGTGAAGTTTCGGCACGCGGAGTAACAGTTAACACGGTATCGCCGGGCTATCTGGCTACGTCAAAACTGAAAACAGTCACGCCGGTGCAGGTTATTGATAAGATTGTTCAGGAAATTCCAGTGCGTCGTCTGGGCTCTCCGCAGGAAATCGCCTCTATATGCTCATGGCTGGCATCTGACGAATCAGGATTTGCCACGGGTGCTGATTTCTCTGTTAACGGCGGCCTGCATATGGGCTAA
- a CDS encoding CitMHS family transporter, with amino-acid sequence MLSLLGYGMIVVFMILIMTKKLSALVALIIIPIIFALIAGFGGEMGEMMIEGLKKVAPTAIMVIFAILYFSTMFDTGLFDPIIRFFLRIINGDPVKAVMCSAILAAMVSLDGDGSTTYMICVTAMLPLFKRIRLDPLALTCVVFLSGSITNLLPWGGPLARVAASLKVESSDLFIPLIPTMVCGFVGVLVLSWYIGIRERRRLGKLSINTNGYGSVTEDDAESYLPAINEVNEELRRPKLFWLNAGLTLLLMGSLVMELLPLSVLFMVAFALALLINYPHIDAQRQRIAAHAPAALNQTSIFLAAGIFAGILSGTGMVTAMSASLLDVLPDSWGPYLAPITALISLPGTFFMSNDAFYYGVLPVLAEAAKVYGIDPVEIGRASLVGQPIHLLSPLVASTYLLVGLAGVEFSDHQKYTFKWAFLLCMIFLASGLLLGLYPLYSPGG; translated from the coding sequence ATGCTCTCGCTTCTGGGATATGGCATGATTGTGGTCTTTATGATCCTAATCATGACCAAAAAACTTTCTGCACTCGTCGCACTGATCATTATTCCAATAATATTTGCTCTGATTGCCGGATTCGGCGGAGAGATGGGCGAGATGATGATTGAGGGGCTTAAAAAAGTCGCTCCGACTGCCATCATGGTTATTTTTGCCATTCTCTACTTCAGCACCATGTTTGATACCGGTTTATTTGATCCGATTATTCGCTTCTTTTTACGGATTATTAATGGTGACCCGGTTAAAGCGGTTATGTGCAGCGCGATTCTGGCGGCGATGGTGTCACTTGATGGTGATGGATCAACGACCTATATGATCTGCGTAACGGCAATGCTGCCATTGTTTAAACGTATTCGTCTGGATCCACTGGCGCTGACTTGCGTAGTCTTCCTCTCCGGAAGTATTACTAACTTGCTGCCATGGGGCGGTCCACTGGCTCGCGTTGCGGCATCCTTGAAAGTTGAATCCAGCGATCTGTTTATTCCGCTGATTCCAACTATGGTTTGCGGTTTTGTCGGAGTATTGGTGCTGTCCTGGTATATCGGTATTCGTGAACGCCGTCGTTTAGGCAAGCTAAGTATCAATACCAATGGTTATGGATCAGTCACTGAAGACGATGCAGAAAGCTATCTGCCGGCAATCAATGAAGTCAATGAAGAGCTGCGTCGTCCAAAACTGTTCTGGCTTAACGCGGGTCTGACCTTGTTACTGATGGGATCGCTGGTGATGGAGTTGCTGCCACTATCGGTGCTGTTCATGGTGGCATTTGCTCTGGCGTTGCTGATCAACTATCCGCACATTGATGCCCAGCGTCAGCGTATTGCAGCGCATGCACCTGCTGCGCTGAACCAGACATCTATCTTCCTGGCTGCGGGTATTTTCGCCGGTATTCTATCGGGTACTGGAATGGTCACCGCAATGTCGGCATCTCTGCTGGATGTGTTACCCGATTCATGGGGCCCTTATCTGGCACCGATTACGGCACTGATCAGCTTGCCTGGCACCTTCTTTATGTCGAATGATGCCTTCTATTATGGTGTACTGCCGGTTCTGGCAGAAGCAGCGAAAGTGTATGGCATTGATCCGGTCGAAATTGGTCGTGCATCATTGGTTGGGCAGCCAATCCACTTACTGAGTCCGTTAGTGGCATCAACCTATCTGTTGGTGGGATTAGCCGGAGTTGAATTCAGCGACCATCAGAAATACACCTTCAAATGGGCTTTCCTGCTCTGCATGATCTTCCTGGCATCGGGTTTGCTATTGGGTCTTTATCCCCTCTACTCGCCTGGCGGTTAA
- a CDS encoding GntR family transcriptional regulator, with protein sequence MKISALTERLSQKIITMIDSGGLSPGAHLSVPKLAESFDVSRSPVREALVYLEHKGILQQQHNRGFFVKQDYAPQTQSSHESEVDNDLPEYYQLAEDWLQDKIESEVNELYLLKRYNLSKTQLTTILARGISEGWVERKQGYGWRFLPVAKTKAALEHIFSFRMVIEPMAILESTFKAPQSKIDEIKRELEMLLESGIQRLSPTQLQLAGYRFHETVISFSNNPFFEISLRNVNRMRRLMDYRIMDDRSRYYAEVKDHMHLLSLIEAGQLIEASYMMKQHLAVALDNKKQRSIGV encoded by the coding sequence ATGAAAATAAGCGCTCTTACGGAAAGGCTTTCGCAAAAAATAATCACGATGATCGACAGTGGAGGATTGTCGCCGGGTGCACACCTAAGTGTACCTAAGTTGGCAGAATCATTTGATGTTTCACGTTCCCCCGTGCGTGAGGCCCTGGTTTACCTTGAACACAAAGGCATTCTACAGCAGCAGCACAACCGTGGTTTCTTTGTTAAGCAGGATTATGCGCCTCAGACTCAGAGCTCACATGAAAGTGAAGTGGATAACGATCTTCCTGAATACTATCAATTAGCGGAAGACTGGCTGCAGGACAAAATCGAATCTGAAGTTAACGAACTTTATTTACTCAAGCGTTATAACCTTTCGAAGACTCAGCTCACGACCATTCTGGCGCGCGGTATCAGTGAGGGATGGGTTGAACGTAAACAAGGTTATGGCTGGCGTTTTCTGCCCGTTGCCAAGACCAAAGCCGCGCTTGAGCATATTTTCAGCTTCCGCATGGTTATTGAACCAATGGCAATTTTGGAATCCACCTTCAAAGCCCCACAGAGCAAAATTGATGAGATTAAGCGCGAGCTGGAGATGCTTCTAGAGAGTGGCATTCAGCGTTTATCGCCTACTCAGCTCCAGTTAGCGGGTTACCGCTTTCATGAGACTGTCATCAGTTTTTCAAACAACCCGTTTTTTGAGATATCACTGCGCAACGTCAACCGCATGCGCCGTTTAATGGATTACCGCATTATGGATGACCGCAGCCGCTACTACGCTGAAGTTAAAGATCATATGCACTTGCTGTCATTAATTGAGGCAGGGCAGCTGATCGAAGCATCATACATGATGAAGCAGCACCTCGCTGTCGCGCTAGATAACAAAAAACAACGTAGTATCGGAGTATAA
- a CDS encoding gluconate 2-dehydrogenase subunit 3 family protein — protein sequence MSDQKKGLSRRRFLGAGSLIALSSPLATAATISGGTGTPWTADEASPPPKIDPLQWEFFTPKERVIVDALVETLIPADELSPSGKEAGCTLFIDRQMAGRFGQGSRLYMNGPYGASPLASQGRQSPLTPAEEFRRGLTAFNNFCIKEYKKAFNELTEDAREAALHLLEAGKIVLLGEVSSKDFFKTLLARTMEGFFADPVYGGNRDMVGWKMIGYPGAKYDYLDWIERHNETYPHPPVSIYGYTPES from the coding sequence ATGTCAGATCAAAAAAAAGGACTGAGCAGAAGACGTTTCCTCGGCGCAGGATCGCTTATTGCACTCAGTTCCCCCCTAGCTACAGCAGCAACGATCAGCGGTGGTACAGGTACACCATGGACAGCGGATGAGGCATCGCCACCGCCAAAAATAGACCCGCTACAGTGGGAGTTTTTTACGCCAAAAGAGAGGGTTATTGTTGATGCGTTGGTCGAAACGCTGATCCCAGCCGATGAGCTGAGTCCAAGCGGTAAAGAGGCGGGATGTACGCTGTTTATTGACCGCCAAATGGCAGGGCGATTTGGTCAGGGTTCTCGTCTTTATATGAATGGACCTTATGGTGCATCACCTCTTGCATCTCAAGGCAGGCAATCGCCTCTAACGCCCGCTGAGGAGTTTCGCCGCGGTCTGACAGCATTCAATAACTTTTGCATTAAAGAATACAAAAAAGCATTCAACGAGCTGACTGAAGATGCACGTGAGGCTGCTCTTCATTTGCTTGAGGCTGGAAAGATCGTTCTGCTGGGCGAAGTCAGTAGCAAAGATTTCTTCAAAACCTTGCTGGCACGCACCATGGAAGGCTTTTTTGCCGATCCCGTCTATGGCGGCAACCGCGACATGGTGGGATGGAAAATGATTGGTTATCCCGGCGCGAAATACGACTACCTCGATTGGATCGAACGCCATAACGAAACCTATCCACATCCTCCCGTTAGCATCTACGGTTACACGCCCGAGTCCTAA